The following proteins are encoded in a genomic region of Oryza brachyantha chromosome 11, ObraRS2, whole genome shotgun sequence:
- the LOC102712857 gene encoding 1-aminocyclopropane-1-carboxylate oxidase: MAIPVIDFSRLDGDERAATLAEIAAGFEEWGFFQLVNTGIPDELLERVKKVCGDIYKLREDRFKESNPAVKALARLVNQEGEGLAMKKIEDMDWEDVFTLQDDLPWPSNPPAFKETMMEYRRELKKLGEKLLGVMEELLGLQEGYIRRVFTGDGDFEPFYGTKVSHYPPCPRPELVDGLRAHTDAGGLILLFQDDRFGGLQMLRNDGGHAGQWLDVQPVENAIVVNTGDQIEVLSNGRFKSAWHRILATRDGNRRSIASFYNPARMATIAPAIPTASGDAAAVAYPSFKFGDYMEVYVKHKFQGKEPRFAALATK, translated from the exons ATGGCGATTCCGGTGATCGACTTCTCCaggctcgacggcgacgagaggGCGGCCACTCTGGCAGAGATCGCTGCTGGGTTTGAGGAGTGGGGGTTCTTCCAG CTGGTGAACACTGGCATCCCTGATGAGCTGCTGGAGAGGGTGAAGAAGGTGTGCGGCGACATCTACAAGCTGCGCGAGGATAGGTTCAAAGAATCCAACCCCGCGGTGAAGGCCCTCGCCCGTCTGGTGAACCAGGAAGGCGAGGGCCTTGCAATGAAGAAGATTGAGGACATGGACTGGGAGGATGTCTTCACCCTCCAGGACGACTTGCCCTGGCCCTCCAACCCTCCAGCCTTCAA GGAGACGATGATGGAGTACAGGAGGGAACTGAAGAAGCTGGGGGAGAAGCTGCTGGGAGTTATGGAGGAGCTGCTGGGGCTGCAGGAGGGCTACATCAGGAGGGtcttcaccggcgacggcgacttcgAGCCCTTCTACGGCACCAAGGTGAGCCACTACCCGCCGTGCCCGCGGCCGGAGCTGGTGGACGGCCTCCGCGCCCAcaccgacgccggcggcctcATCCTGCTCTTCCAGGACGACCGCTTCGGCGGCCTCCAGATGCTCCGCAACGACGGCGGCCACGCCGGCCAGTGGCTCGACGTCCAGCCCGTCGAGAACGCCATCGTCGTCAACACCGGCGACCAGATCGAG GTGCTTAGCAATGGCCGGTTCAAGAGCGCATGGCACCGCATTTTGGCCACCCGCGACGGCAACCGCCGCAGCATCGCCTCCTTCTACAACCCGGCGCGCATGGCCACCATTGCTCCGGCGATCCCCACCGCCTCCGGCGatgcggccgccgtcgcctacCCGAGCTTCAAGTTCGGCGACTACATGGAGGTGTACGTGAAGCACAAGTTCCAGGGCAAGGAGCCCAGGTTCGCTGCTCTGGCGACCAAATGA